From Vibrio crassostreae, one genomic window encodes:
- the flaG gene encoding flagellar protein FlaG: MEISSNASNIQPYGSPNGIKIASDEGSSASSISRLKEATSYGKVEKSKEEATEAAIQLAQHRQELNDQERVKMVEKVNEFISSLNKGVAFKVDEESGRDVVTIYETTTGDIIRQIPDEEMLEILRRLAAQNSNSRIFEVKV, translated from the coding sequence ATGGAAATATCATCCAACGCATCGAACATCCAGCCTTATGGCTCACCTAATGGCATTAAAATTGCAAGCGATGAAGGTAGTAGTGCGTCGAGTATTTCGCGACTAAAAGAAGCAACATCTTATGGCAAGGTAGAGAAATCGAAAGAGGAAGCTACCGAAGCAGCGATTCAATTAGCTCAACATAGACAAGAGCTAAATGATCAAGAGCGAGTCAAAATGGTGGAGAAGGTAAACGAGTTTATCTCCTCCCTCAATAAGGGTGTTGCCTTTAAGGTCGATGAAGAGTCGGGTAGGGATGTGGTGACCATTTATGAGACCACAACCGGTGATATTATTCGCCAAATACCCGATGAAGAAATGCTTGAAATTCTAAGACGCCTAGCAGCCCAAAACTCAAATAGTCGAATATTTGAGGTGAAGGTTTAA
- the fliD gene encoding flagellar filament capping protein FliD: protein MSFGPMGISSGMDINSMVSKIVDSERVPKQQRIDNERTRIDTSISAYGRLRESLDSMKNLMTNFRQEKAFAVRTVESTDEALVSATATTEAIAGKYAIDVLQLAQSHKVASDVLSEDMKFGPGKLQVSLGDDSFDVQVGDRSKLIDVVRSINGADSNPGVRASIINDVEGPRLIVASNQSGSDQQISINVESDTANPLKKLEYKTLEERVKALEKARLAAQDVLALTPAGKAAQLVDDVISNDDPNASETIDEDGNALPASQTDATSLADEGSQSLSYGEQAAADGQAALDAAKAAKSVMPEDNIPGWTETASGTLLDSYYTPELELDEKAIEKAPDVPGWSNAASGTLTDSYVTPKEAQQKLEAEQARIEEKISQEKAELAEKVQKGELTAEQAKKIERAKLDPEEREQLEKVDKAQADLAQAQESFDTYSGMTEVQAGQDSMVVLDGVAQLSSNNNVIEDAVEGIDITVKGKTPKDKPPAEIGVEYDRNSVRQDIEAFVNSYNQFYQVSKNLAGVDPTTGQKGPLSGDSTVRNADSRLKGVFSSSIEGAPDNLKSLTEFGITTTRQGSLEINYDMLDRQLNNNFDKLGEFFGGNNGFAKKVEDAIQGITGITGSIRTREKSLVEQNYRLADDQSALDRRMDSLESRTHSKFTAMQDATSKMQSQLGSMMNALG, encoded by the coding sequence ATGAGTTTTGGCCCAATGGGGATTTCGTCTGGCATGGATATCAATTCCATGGTCAGCAAAATTGTTGATTCGGAGCGTGTACCTAAACAGCAACGAATTGACAATGAACGAACGCGAATCGATACCAGCATTAGTGCCTATGGAAGACTCAGAGAATCCCTCGATTCGATGAAAAACCTGATGACAAACTTTCGTCAGGAAAAAGCTTTCGCTGTGCGAACAGTGGAAAGTACTGATGAAGCTCTTGTCTCTGCAACCGCGACTACCGAAGCGATCGCTGGCAAATATGCCATCGATGTGTTGCAGCTTGCCCAAAGCCATAAAGTGGCTTCTGATGTACTGTCAGAGGACATGAAATTTGGCCCAGGTAAGCTGCAGGTTTCGCTTGGTGATGACAGCTTTGATGTGCAAGTTGGCGACAGATCGAAACTTATCGATGTTGTTCGCAGTATAAACGGTGCAGATAGCAACCCAGGCGTTCGTGCATCTATTATCAACGATGTTGAAGGCCCACGACTTATCGTTGCCTCGAATCAGTCTGGTTCAGACCAGCAGATCAGCATCAACGTTGAGTCAGATACCGCTAATCCCCTAAAAAAACTCGAATACAAAACTCTTGAAGAGCGCGTTAAAGCTTTAGAGAAAGCGCGCCTTGCAGCTCAAGATGTTCTTGCTCTAACTCCTGCAGGAAAAGCCGCACAACTCGTTGATGACGTAATTTCGAACGATGATCCAAATGCGAGTGAAACAATCGATGAAGACGGTAATGCCCTTCCTGCATCCCAGACCGACGCTACTTCATTAGCTGATGAAGGCTCTCAAAGCCTTAGCTACGGTGAGCAAGCCGCCGCCGACGGACAAGCTGCCCTTGATGCAGCTAAAGCGGCAAAATCTGTCATGCCGGAAGACAATATCCCAGGTTGGACGGAAACTGCATCTGGTACACTTCTTGATTCTTACTACACACCTGAACTTGAGCTTGATGAAAAAGCGATAGAGAAAGCTCCTGATGTGCCGGGGTGGTCAAATGCTGCTTCAGGTACGTTGACAGATTCTTACGTGACGCCAAAAGAAGCCCAGCAAAAGCTAGAGGCTGAACAAGCGCGTATCGAAGAAAAGATCTCACAAGAAAAAGCAGAGCTCGCTGAGAAAGTTCAAAAAGGCGAATTGACCGCTGAACAAGCCAAAAAAATTGAACGTGCCAAACTCGATCCGGAAGAGCGTGAGCAATTAGAGAAGGTCGATAAAGCACAAGCTGATCTTGCTCAGGCTCAAGAGTCTTTCGATACCTACAGTGGTATGACGGAAGTTCAAGCCGGACAAGATTCAATGGTTGTATTGGATGGCGTTGCTCAGCTCTCAAGTAACAACAATGTGATTGAAGATGCCGTGGAAGGCATCGATATTACGGTAAAAGGAAAAACACCTAAAGATAAGCCGCCGGCAGAAATTGGTGTGGAGTACGACCGTAATAGTGTTCGCCAAGACATTGAAGCTTTTGTTAATTCTTATAATCAGTTTTACCAAGTGTCTAAAAACTTGGCGGGTGTTGACCCAACGACTGGCCAAAAAGGCCCGCTGTCTGGTGACAGTACCGTGCGTAACGCCGACTCACGATTAAAAGGTGTGTTCTCATCAAGCATTGAAGGCGCGCCTGATAACCTAAAATCTTTGACCGAGTTTGGTATCACGACCACAAGACAAGGCTCGTTAGAAATCAACTACGACATGCTTGACCGTCAACTTAACAATAACTTTGATAAGTTGGGTGAGTTCTTTGGTGGCAACAACGGCTTCGCCAAAAAAGTGGAAGACGCGATTCAAGGCATTACAGGTATCACGGGTTCAATCCGTACTCGAGAAAAGAGCTTGGTCGAGCAAAATTACCGCCTAGCAGATGACCAAAGCGCGCTTGACCGCCGCATGGACAGCCTTGAGAGCCGTACCCACTCTAAGTTCACGGCCATGCAAGATGCGACCAGTAAGATGCAATCTCAGTTGGGCAGTATGATGAATGCGTTGGGCTAA
- a CDS encoding flagellin, translated as MAINVSTNVSAMTAQRYLNSAAEGTQKSMERLSSGYKINSAKDDAAGLQISNRLTSQSRGLDMAVKNANDGISIAQTAEGAMNESTNILQRMRDLSLQSSNGSNSKSERVAIQEEVSALNTELNRIAETTSFGGNKLLNGTYGSQSFQIGADSGEAVMLTMNNMRTDTQDMGGKSYGVTEGKDASWRVGAGADLTIKYNDKFGEAQELSISAKEGNDMEELATYINGQSQDVKASVGEGGKLQLFASSQKVDGDVEFGGSLAGELGIGAGKDVTVNDIDVTSVAGANEAVSIIDGALKSVDSNRASLGAFQNRFDHAISNLDNINENVNASKSRIKDTDYAKETTAMTKSQILQQASTSILAQAKQSPSAALSLLG; from the coding sequence ATGGCGATTAATGTAAGCACAAATGTGTCTGCAATGACGGCTCAGCGCTACCTAAATAGCGCGGCTGAAGGTACTCAAAAATCAATGGAGCGTTTGTCTTCTGGCTATAAAATCAATAGCGCAAAAGATGATGCTGCTGGCCTACAAATCTCTAACCGCTTAACGTCGCAAAGCCGTGGCCTAGATATGGCTGTGAAAAACGCGAATGACGGTATCTCTATTGCACAGACAGCTGAAGGTGCAATGAATGAGTCAACCAACATTCTGCAACGTATGCGTGACCTTTCTCTTCAATCTTCAAATGGTTCAAACAGCAAATCTGAACGTGTTGCGATCCAAGAAGAAGTCTCTGCTCTAAATACAGAACTTAACCGTATTGCTGAAACGACCTCTTTTGGTGGTAATAAGCTTCTTAACGGTACTTACGGCAGCCAATCTTTCCAAATCGGTGCAGATTCTGGTGAAGCAGTAATGCTGACTATGAACAACATGCGTACCGACACTCAAGACATGGGTGGTAAGAGCTACGGCGTTACAGAAGGCAAAGATGCTTCTTGGCGTGTAGGTGCTGGTGCTGACTTAACAATCAAATACAACGATAAGTTTGGTGAAGCACAAGAGTTGTCTATTTCTGCGAAGGAAGGCAACGATATGGAAGAGCTAGCAACTTACATCAACGGTCAAAGCCAAGATGTTAAAGCGTCGGTAGGCGAAGGCGGTAAACTGCAACTTTTCGCTTCAAGCCAAAAAGTTGATGGTGATGTCGAGTTCGGTGGCAGTCTTGCTGGTGAACTAGGTATCGGTGCAGGTAAAGACGTTACTGTTAACGATATCGACGTAACATCGGTTGCAGGTGCAAACGAAGCTGTATCTATCATTGATGGCGCACTAAAATCTGTTGATAGTAACCGCGCATCTCTTGGTGCTTTCCAAAACCGTTTTGACCATGCAATTAGCAACTTAGATAACATTAACGAAAACGTTAATGCGTCTAAGAGCCGTATCAAAGATACCGATTACGCGAAAGAAACAACGGCTATGACTAAGTCTCAAATCCTACAACAGGCGAGTACTTCTATCCTAGCTCAAGCAAAACAATCACCATCAGCAGCTCTAAGCTTATTGGGCTAA